A region of Sulfitobacter faviae DNA encodes the following proteins:
- a CDS encoding DUF427 domain-containing protein, which produces MADHIKITPAEGTWVVRAGGAVLGESTGALELHEGDHPPVIYFPRGDIAMAFLDGTDKTSHCPHKGDATYFSVVTKSRTLQDAVWSYEDPKADVAAIKGYLAFNPMEEIAIERI; this is translated from the coding sequence ATGGCCGACCATATCAAGATTACTCCGGCTGAGGGCACATGGGTTGTTCGCGCTGGCGGGGCCGTATTGGGCGAGTCCACGGGCGCGCTGGAACTGCACGAGGGGGACCATCCGCCGGTGATCTATTTCCCGCGTGGCGACATCGCCATGGCTTTCCTTGATGGCACGGATAAGACCAGCCATTGCCCGCATAAGGGCGATGCGACCTATTTCTCGGTGGTGACCAAGAGCCGCACCTTGCAGGACGCCGTGTGGTCTTACGAAGACCCGAAAGCCGATGTGGCCGCGATCAAAGGCTATTTGGCTTTCAACCCG
- the cobT gene encoding cobaltochelatase subunit CobT, with amino-acid sequence MSKQSDNPADAFKKALAEATKVMADDAELTVSYSVDPSGLSGDAMRLPQVSRRMTREEVLLARGTADALALNRRYHDAATHARYAPQGDMARELYEAMETARCEAMGARDMPGTAGNIDVKIKHEALRRGYDQAKQASDVPLSVAAGYMVRHLATGRPLPAGAENAMELWRGFIEDQAGGTLEGIDGSLADQADFARLARKMISDLGYGDQLGDDPDSQDEDQEDQAEEGTEEEQDPDSTGQDDQDEEEAEGTPENSQEQQQDESQAQVSMDDEADQELGDEAEMPEGDAPMDPPPPPPVSDADPEYRVYQGEHDEVIGAEELAEPIELERLRAYLDQQLEPLKGAVGRLANKLQRRLQAQQNRSWEFDLEEGTLDAGRLARVVANPTTPLSFKIEKDTEFRDTVVTLLLDNSGSMRGRPISIAAICADVLARTLERCNVKVEILGFTTRAWKGGQAREAWLNDGRPAQPGRLNDLRHIIYKSADAPWRRTRDHLGLMMKEGLLKENIDGEALEWAHRRMLARHEARKILMVISDGAPVDDSTLSVNPANYLEKHLRDVIAMVEKRRAVELLAIGIGHDVTRYYDRAVTITDVDQLAGAMTEQLAALFDSDPRKRARVMGMRRVG; translated from the coding sequence ATGAGTAAACAAAGCGACAACCCCGCTGACGCGTTCAAAAAGGCGCTGGCCGAGGCGACCAAGGTCATGGCCGATGACGCCGAACTGACGGTCAGCTACTCGGTCGACCCCTCGGGGCTTTCCGGCGACGCGATGCGCCTGCCGCAGGTGAGCCGCCGGATGACCCGCGAAGAGGTGCTGCTGGCGCGCGGCACCGCCGATGCGCTGGCGCTGAACCGCCGCTACCACGATGCCGCGACCCACGCCCGCTATGCGCCCCAAGGCGACATGGCGCGCGAGCTTTACGAGGCGATGGAGACAGCGCGTTGTGAGGCCATGGGCGCGCGCGACATGCCCGGCACCGCCGGCAACATCGACGTCAAGATCAAGCACGAGGCCCTGCGCCGCGGCTACGATCAGGCCAAACAGGCCAGCGACGTGCCGCTCTCGGTCGCGGCGGGTTATATGGTGCGCCATCTGGCCACCGGTCGCCCCCTGCCCGCAGGGGCCGAGAACGCGATGGAACTCTGGCGCGGCTTTATCGAAGATCAGGCGGGCGGCACGCTCGAAGGGATCGACGGCAGCCTTGCCGATCAGGCGGATTTCGCGCGGCTGGCCCGCAAGATGATCTCGGACCTCGGCTATGGCGATCAGTTGGGCGACGATCCCGACAGCCAAGACGAGGATCAAGAGGATCAGGCCGAAGAGGGCACCGAAGAAGAACAGGATCCCGACAGCACCGGCCAAGACGATCAGGACGAGGAAGAGGCCGAAGGCACCCCCGAGAACAGCCAAGAGCAGCAGCAAGACGAAAGTCAGGCGCAGGTCTCGATGGATGACGAGGCCGATCAGGAGCTGGGCGACGAGGCGGAGATGCCCGAGGGCGACGCGCCGATGGACCCGCCGCCCCCGCCGCCCGTCTCGGACGCCGACCCGGAATACCGTGTCTATCAGGGCGAGCATGACGAGGTGATCGGGGCCGAGGAACTGGCCGAGCCAATCGAATTGGAACGCCTGCGCGCCTATCTGGACCAGCAGCTCGAGCCGCTGAAAGGCGCTGTGGGCCGTCTGGCGAATAAGTTGCAGCGCCGCTTGCAGGCGCAGCAAAACCGCTCGTGGGAATTCGACCTTGAAGAGGGCACGTTGGACGCGGGCCGTCTGGCGCGGGTGGTGGCCAACCCCACGACGCCGCTCAGCTTCAAGATCGAAAAGGACACCGAGTTCCGCGACACTGTTGTGACGCTGCTCTTGGACAACTCCGGCTCCATGCGGGGCCGCCCGATCTCCATCGCCGCGATCTGCGCCGATGTGCTGGCCCGCACGCTGGAGCGCTGCAACGTGAAGGTCGAGATCCTTGGCTTTACCACCCGCGCGTGGAAGGGCGGACAGGCGCGCGAGGCGTGGCTCAACGATGGCCGCCCCGCGCAGCCCGGACGGCTGAACGATCTGCGCCACATCATCTACAAAAGCGCCGACGCCCCATGGCGCCGGACGCGGGACCACTTGGGTCTGATGATGAAAGAGGGTCTGCTGAAAGAGAATATCGACGGTGAGGCGCTGGAATGGGCCCACCGGCGGATGCTGGCCCGGCATGAGGCGCGCAAGATCCTCATGGTGATTTCCGACGGCGCGCCGGTGGATGACAGCACCCTGTCAGTGAACCCGGCCAACTATCTGGAAAAACACCTCCGCGACGTGATCGCCATGGTCGAGAAACGCCGCGCGGTCGAGCTTTTGGCCATTGGCATCGGCCATGACGTGACGCGTTATTACGACCGCGCCGTCACGATCACGGATGTGGATCAGCTTGCCGGGGCGATGACCGAGCAGCTCGCAGCGCTCTTTGACAGCGATCCGCGGAAACGGGCGCGTGTCATGGGCATGCGCCGCGTGGGCTGA
- the cobS gene encoding cobaltochelatase subunit CobS, whose translation MADGALEHDMKPTEEVSVRDVFGIDTDMVVKGFPQRTSRVPDIDSTYKFDPDTTLAILAGFSHNRRVMIQGYHGTGKSTHIEQVAALLNWPTVRVNLDSHISRIDLIGKDAIKLRDGKQVTEFHEGILPWALRNPTAIVFDEYDAGRADVMFVIQRVLEHDGKLTLMDQNEIITPHPYFRLFATANTVGLGDTTGLYHGTQQINQAQMDRWSLVATLNYLSIDAETAIVLAKNPHYNTEKGRKTLKQMVTVADLTRTAFMNGELSTVMSPRTVIAWAQNAEIFRNVGYAFRLSFLNKCDELERQTVAEFYQRLFDEELPESAASLSLG comes from the coding sequence ATGGCCGACGGTGCACTGGAACATGACATGAAACCCACCGAAGAGGTCTCGGTGCGCGATGTCTTTGGCATCGACACCGATATGGTCGTCAAGGGTTTCCCGCAGCGCACCAGCCGCGTGCCGGACATCGACAGCACCTATAAGTTCGACCCCGACACCACGCTGGCGATCCTCGCAGGCTTTAGCCACAACCGCCGCGTCATGATCCAAGGCTACCACGGCACGGGCAAATCGACCCATATCGAACAGGTCGCCGCTCTGCTGAACTGGCCCACCGTGCGCGTCAACCTCGACAGCCACATCAGCCGGATCGACCTCATCGGCAAAGACGCGATCAAGCTGCGCGACGGCAAACAGGTCACCGAATTCCACGAGGGCATCCTGCCTTGGGCCCTGCGCAACCCGACCGCGATTGTCTTTGACGAATATGACGCAGGCCGCGCCGATGTGATGTTCGTGATCCAGCGCGTGCTGGAGCATGACGGCAAGCTGACGCTGATGGATCAGAACGAGATCATCACCCCGCACCCCTATTTCCGCCTCTTCGCCACGGCCAACACCGTGGGCCTGGGCGACACCACCGGGCTTTACCACGGCACCCAGCAGATCAACCAAGCGCAGATGGACCGTTGGAGCCTTGTCGCCACGCTGAACTACCTCAGCATCGACGCCGAGACCGCGATCGTGCTGGCGAAAAACCCGCATTACAACACCGAGAAGGGCCGCAAAACCCTCAAGCAGATGGTCACCGTGGCCGACCTCACCCGCACTGCCTTCATGAATGGTGAACTTTCGACCGTGATGAGCCCGCGCACCGTGATCGCATGGGCGCAGAACGCCGAGATCTTCCGCAATGTGGGCTATGCCTTCCGGCTGTCCTTCCTCAACAAATGCGATGAGCTTGAGCGTCAGACCGTGGCCGAGTTCTACCAGCGTTTGTTCGACGAGGAACTGCCCGAAAGCGCGGCCAGCCTGAGCTTGGGCTAA
- a CDS encoding J domain-containing protein, producing MPKPDPFGFDMSVSSSKKKNPRGRRGMSGASETSTRICDHEGCDEPGKFRAPKAPDVLDDYFWFCQKHVREYNAKWSFFDGTTEAEMNAQMSKDKVWERSTKPLGDPEQRAWARLGIEDPHQVLGKNATQNPGKGQQAGRRLPPTERRAIEILEAKDTWTKPEVRKAYKALIKVLHPDMNGGDRSQEEQLQLVVWAWDQIKGSRNFKD from the coding sequence ATGCCAAAACCTGATCCCTTCGGATTCGACATGTCCGTGTCGTCCTCCAAAAAGAAAAACCCCCGCGGCCGCCGCGGCATGTCCGGTGCGTCGGAAACCTCGACCCGGATTTGCGACCACGAAGGCTGCGACGAGCCGGGCAAGTTCCGCGCCCCCAAAGCGCCCGATGTGCTGGATGACTACTTCTGGTTCTGCCAGAAACACGTGCGCGAATATAACGCGAAGTGGAGCTTCTTTGACGGCACCACCGAGGCCGAGATGAACGCGCAGATGTCCAAGGACAAGGTCTGGGAGCGCAGCACCAAACCACTGGGCGACCCCGAGCAGCGCGCATGGGCCCGTCTTGGCATCGAAGACCCCCATCAGGTCTTGGGCAAGAACGCGACCCAGAACCCCGGCAAGGGCCAGCAAGCGGGCCGCCGCCTGCCGCCCACCGAACGCCGCGCGATCGAGATTCTCGAGGCCAAGGACACTTGGACAAAGCCCGAGGTTCGCAAAGCCTACAAAGCGCTGATCAAAGTGCTGCACCCGGATATGAACGGCGGTGACCGCAGTCAGGAAGAGCAGTTGCAACTGGTCGTCTGGGCATGGGACCAGATCAAGGGCAGCCGCAACTTCAAGGACTGA
- a CDS encoding BolA family protein, producing the protein MSTTQEISDRLEAAFAPRELEVVDDSESHRGHAGFQEGGESHFNVRIRSERFKGQNRLARHRAVHSALGPDLMGRIHALALDLDE; encoded by the coding sequence ATGTCCACAACACAAGAGATTTCGGATCGGCTGGAAGCCGCTTTTGCGCCGCGTGAACTGGAAGTGGTGGATGACAGCGAAAGCCATCGCGGTCATGCTGGATTTCAGGAGGGGGGCGAAAGCCACTTTAACGTGCGCATCCGGTCAGAGCGTTTCAAGGGCCAGAACCGGCTGGCGCGGCACCGGGCGGTGCACAGCGCTTTGGGGCCGGACCTGATGGGGCGCATTCACGCGCTGGCGCTTGATCTGGACGAATAA
- a CDS encoding DUF4177 domain-containing protein — MRYEYKILPAPSKGQKAKGLKAPEARFAKTLEECLNEQAAEGWEYQRAETLPSQERSGLTSTTTEWRNVLVFRRLATAAGQQEDGDLLPPATAAATPALAATIEGEDTALQADAPASITPEDDVPAKEEPAKAATPPAFLSGPQRMKLRRRAATKTTIRQSPKRGAYSSRSSASA; from the coding sequence ATGCGCTACGAATACAAGATCCTTCCCGCCCCCAGCAAAGGGCAGAAAGCCAAAGGTCTGAAGGCCCCCGAAGCGCGTTTCGCCAAAACCTTGGAAGAATGCCTGAACGAACAAGCCGCCGAGGGCTGGGAATACCAGCGGGCCGAGACCTTGCCTTCGCAAGAGCGTTCGGGCCTGACCTCGACCACCACGGAATGGCGCAACGTGCTGGTGTTCCGCCGCTTGGCGACTGCTGCAGGCCAGCAGGAGGATGGCGATCTGCTGCCGCCCGCCACTGCTGCCGCAACGCCTGCCTTGGCCGCCACGATCGAAGGCGAAGACACCGCGCTTCAGGCCGATGCGCCCGCCTCCATCACGCCCGAGGATGACGTGCCCGCGAAAGAGGAACCCGCCAAAGCGGCGACGCCGCCTGCGTTTCTGTCCGGCCCTCAGCGGATGAAGCTTCGCCGCAGGGCAGCGACGAAGACGACGATAAGACAAAGCCCTAAACGCGGCGCTTATTCGTCCAGATCAAGCGCCAGCGCGTGA
- a CDS encoding thioesterase family protein, which yields MTVLPEWIDFNGHLNMAYYNVLFDQGVDQAYGEIGLGPEYQRTGCTTYVAEFHVCYLRELHEGDRVYTTFQLLDHDEKRFHSFQELWHVDGWLAATAEGLTLHVDQSGPRVAPMPDHILTRLDAMRRSHAKLPKPAQAGRSIGIRRKSA from the coding sequence ATGACAGTTCTCCCCGAATGGATCGATTTCAACGGCCATTTGAACATGGCCTATTACAACGTCCTGTTCGATCAGGGCGTTGACCAAGCCTATGGCGAAATCGGTCTGGGGCCGGAGTATCAACGCACGGGTTGCACCACCTATGTGGCTGAATTTCACGTCTGCTACCTGCGCGAACTGCATGAGGGTGACCGCGTCTATACCACCTTCCAATTGCTCGACCATGACGAGAAGCGGTTTCACAGCTTTCAGGAACTGTGGCACGTCGACGGCTGGCTTGCCGCCACCGCCGAGGGGCTGACGCTGCATGTGGACCAGTCCGGCCCGCGTGTGGCCCCCATGCCGGACCACATCCTGACCCGTCTTGACGCGATGCGCCGCAGCCATGCCAAACTGCCCAAACCGGCGCAGGCCGGTCGCAGCATCGGCATCCGCCGCAAATCCGCCTGA
- a CDS encoding transglycosylase SLT domain-containing protein — protein sequence MKPAMIALLLCASPTMIWAELPKQPAPVVEVDNVVQTAATSLSFPDEVEAEDEPPALETAPFTTTLRPPARPGNLPRTRWQHMRGHSLWTRAAISALKSHGKPLVDMVPADVAEWCPAYPTASDSQRRAFWVGFMSALAKHESTYRSWAVGGGGRWYGLLQILPGTARGYKCNVGSGDALKNGAANLSCAVRIMATTVPRDGVIAGNGRRGVGADWGPMRSASKRADMSRWLRRQSYCKPLNATRPRSRP from the coding sequence ATGAAACCTGCCATGATCGCCCTATTGCTCTGCGCTAGCCCCACCATGATTTGGGCCGAATTGCCCAAACAGCCCGCCCCGGTGGTAGAGGTGGATAACGTGGTGCAGACCGCCGCCACATCTTTGTCCTTCCCCGATGAGGTCGAGGCCGAGGACGAACCGCCCGCACTTGAGACCGCGCCCTTCACCACAACGCTGCGCCCGCCCGCGCGTCCGGGCAACCTGCCGCGCACGCGCTGGCAGCATATGCGGGGGCATTCGCTTTGGACCCGCGCGGCGATCTCGGCGCTGAAATCCCACGGCAAGCCCTTGGTGGATATGGTGCCCGCCGATGTGGCGGAGTGGTGCCCGGCCTATCCGACGGCATCCGACAGTCAACGCCGCGCCTTTTGGGTCGGCTTCATGTCGGCGCTGGCCAAACATGAGAGCACCTATCGGTCTTGGGCCGTGGGCGGGGGTGGCCGCTGGTACGGGTTGTTGCAAATTCTGCCGGGCACCGCGCGGGGCTATAAATGCAATGTCGGCAGCGGTGACGCGCTCAAGAACGGCGCCGCGAACCTGAGTTGTGCCGTGCGGATCATGGCGACGACCGTGCCGCGCGACGGGGTGATCGCCGGAAACGGGCGGCGCGGCGTCGGGGCCGATTGGGGGCCGATGCGCAGCGCGTCCAAACGGGCGGATATGTCCCGCTGGCTGCGGCGGCAGTCCTATTGCAAACCGTTGAACGCGACCCGGCCCCGCAGCCGCCCGTAG
- the pepN gene encoding aminopeptidase N produces MRDATPQTIYLSDYQPFGFLVDEVALTFDLDPHKTRVESRIAFRPNPAAQEAEFFLHGEQLKLVSAQIDGKPVTPKVTERGLTCDVPDGPFIWEAEVEIDPKDNTALEGLYMSGGMYCTQCEAEGFRKITYYPDRPDVMSVFTVTINGPHPVLLSNGNPVTQGQNHAEWHDPWPKPAYLFALVAGDLVAHSDRFTTMSGREVDLNLYVRPGDEGKCAFGMEALKASMKWDEEVYGREYDLDIFNIVAVDDFNMGAMENKGLNIFNSAAVLASPETSTDDNFERIEAIIAHEYFHNWTGNRITCRDWFQLCLKEGLTVYRDAQFTSDMRSPAVKRIGDVIDLRARQFAEDQGPLAHPVRPESFQEINNFYTATVYEKGAEVIGMLKTLVGDDAYAKALDLYFERHDGDAATIEDWLKVFEDTTGRDLTQFKRWYSQAGTPRLSVVEAWDAGKGIFTLTFTQHTPPSTATLEPKPQVLPITVGLIGADGAEVAPSRVLEMTEAEQSFTFDGLDARPVASVLRGFSAPVVLDQDLSKEERLLLLAHDSDPFNRWEAGRTLARQSLLAAITENSAPDDAWLAAQRAVLEDETLEPAYRALMLGLPSHADLASTLHDAGKTPDPAAIHQAVEATRDAMAERFAALLGDLYDRHRIDAPYQPNAAQSGKRALTNAALALLTRVEGPARAQAQFDDADNMTQQLSALAALLRAGQGDKALAAFEAQWRDDRLVMDKWFGLQVSQAAPEEAAEVARRLTQHADFNWKNPNRFRAVFGSLAMHHAGFHHESGKGYALLADWLIKLDPVNPQTTARMCSAFQTWRRYDMARQKMIETQLDRILASPDLSRDTSEMLSRIRGA; encoded by the coding sequence ATGCGCGACGCCACCCCCCAAACGATCTATCTCAGTGACTACCAGCCCTTCGGCTTTCTGGTGGATGAGGTGGCCCTGACCTTTGACCTCGATCCCCATAAGACGCGGGTCGAAAGCCGCATCGCCTTTCGCCCCAACCCGGCGGCGCAGGAGGCTGAATTTTTCTTGCATGGTGAACAACTCAAGCTTGTCTCTGCGCAGATCGACGGCAAGCCGGTCACCCCGAAGGTGACGGAACGCGGGCTGACCTGCGATGTGCCCGACGGCCCCTTCATCTGGGAGGCCGAGGTTGAGATCGACCCAAAGGACAACACCGCCCTCGAAGGGCTTTATATGTCGGGCGGCATGTATTGCACCCAATGCGAGGCCGAAGGCTTTCGCAAGATCACCTATTACCCCGACCGTCCCGATGTGATGAGCGTCTTCACCGTGACTATCAACGGCCCGCATCCCGTTTTGCTGTCCAACGGCAATCCAGTGACGCAGGGGCAGAACCATGCCGAATGGCATGATCCATGGCCCAAGCCTGCCTATCTTTTCGCGCTGGTGGCGGGCGATCTGGTCGCCCATTCCGACCGTTTCACCACCATGTCGGGCCGCGAGGTCGATCTGAACCTCTATGTGCGTCCCGGCGACGAAGGCAAATGCGCCTTTGGGATGGAGGCGCTCAAAGCCTCGATGAAGTGGGACGAAGAGGTTTACGGTCGTGAATACGATCTCGACATCTTCAACATCGTTGCGGTGGATGACTTCAACATGGGCGCGATGGAGAACAAGGGGCTGAACATCTTCAACTCCGCCGCCGTTCTCGCTTCGCCCGAAACCTCGACGGATGATAATTTCGAGCGGATCGAAGCGATTATCGCCCATGAGTATTTCCACAATTGGACCGGCAACCGCATCACCTGTCGCGATTGGTTCCAACTTTGTCTCAAGGAAGGGCTGACCGTCTACCGCGACGCGCAGTTCACCTCAGACATGCGCTCTCCGGCGGTGAAACGCATCGGCGACGTGATCGACCTGCGCGCACGTCAGTTCGCCGAGGATCAAGGCCCGCTGGCCCACCCGGTACGGCCCGAAAGCTTTCAAGAGATCAACAACTTCTACACCGCCACCGTCTATGAAAAGGGCGCCGAGGTGATCGGCATGCTCAAGACTTTGGTGGGCGATGACGCCTATGCCAAGGCGCTCGACCTCTATTTTGAGCGTCACGACGGCGATGCGGCGACGATCGAAGATTGGCTGAAGGTGTTTGAAGACACCACGGGCCGGGATCTGACCCAGTTCAAACGCTGGTATTCGCAGGCGGGCACGCCGCGCCTCTCGGTGGTGGAGGCTTGGGATGCGGGCAAAGGCATCTTCACGCTGACCTTCACCCAGCACACCCCGCCCAGCACCGCCACGCTTGAGCCGAAACCGCAGGTTCTGCCCATCACCGTGGGGTTGATCGGCGCGGATGGGGCCGAAGTGGCTCCCTCTCGCGTGTTGGAGATGACCGAGGCCGAACAGAGCTTTACCTTCGACGGGTTGGATGCGCGCCCCGTGGCCTCGGTGCTGCGCGGTTTCTCCGCCCCGGTGGTGCTGGATCAAGACCTCTCGAAAGAAGAGCGCCTGCTGCTGCTCGCCCATGACAGCGATCCCTTCAACCGGTGGGAGGCCGGGCGCACCTTGGCGCGGCAATCCTTGCTGGCCGCGATCACCGAAAACAGCGCGCCGGATGACGCATGGCTCGCAGCTCAGCGGGCGGTGTTAGAGGATGAGACGCTTGAGCCTGCCTACCGCGCGTTGATGCTGGGGCTGCCCAGCCACGCTGATCTGGCCAGCACCCTTCATGACGCAGGCAAAACGCCGGATCCGGCGGCGATCCATCAGGCGGTGGAGGCCACCCGCGATGCCATGGCCGAGCGTTTTGCCGCACTGCTGGGTGATCTCTATGACCGCCACAGGATCGACGCCCCCTATCAGCCCAATGCAGCGCAATCGGGCAAACGCGCCTTGACCAATGCGGCACTTGCCCTGCTGACCCGCGTTGAGGGACCGGCCCGCGCGCAGGCGCAGTTCGACGATGCCGACAATATGACCCAACAGCTCAGCGCCCTCGCCGCCCTGCTGCGTGCGGGCCAAGGCGACAAGGCGCTGGCCGCCTTTGAGGCGCAGTGGCGGGATGACCGTCTGGTGATGGACAAATGGTTCGGGCTGCAAGTCAGCCAAGCCGCGCCGGAAGAGGCGGCCGAAGTGGCGCGCAGGCTTACCCAGCATGCCGATTTTAACTGGAAGAACCCCAACCGTTTCCGCGCGGTCTTTGGCAGTCTTGCCATGCATCACGCCGGGTTCCACCACGAGAGCGGCAAGGGCTACGCCCTGCTGGCCGATTGGCTGATCAAGCTCGACCCGGTGAACCCGCAGACCACGGCGCGGATGTGCTCGGCCTTCCAGACATGGCGGCGCTATGACATGGCGCGACAAAAGATGATCGAGACCCAACTCGACCGCATCCTCGCCAGCCCCGATCTTAGCCGGGACACCTCCGAGATGCTCAGCCGCATTCGCGGTGCCTGA